One Synergistaceae bacterium genomic window carries:
- a CDS encoding S1 RNA-binding domain-containing protein, giving the protein MESMMEQIALSDLRKGEIRTGTVIGETENGWLVDVSYKCEGYLPSKEWTHRILVGDAEKPHIGDSVEVQVVNIREGEEAQLLLNRWRHEFDRRWAEFDIKLAQNDIVQVKALRKVKGGLMVDCCGLEGFIPISHLAADGRGVNLNKFVDEVFDAKLLEKDRRKHRIVFSRKSLVEKEAAEQRAKFYEEVKEGSIIEGEVSSLTDFGVFVNIGAVDGLVHMSEISWKRNVRIKDAFKKGDKVTVKVIGIDHENNRISLSIKQVDGDPWNSVLERIQKGATLTGPVTNVTDFGAFVEIEPGVEGLVHIGDISWARIRHPKEAFRKGQEVQVQVLEIDTDKRRISLGFKQLHDPWKDITEHYKKGQDIKVKVVRLADFGAFVEIEDGVEGLIHISQLSTKRVDKPGDVLREKQEVIARVIEVNPEQRRMRLSLSALEEQELKATREEEHKKRSSARAEQEKHQRATQEEVVNYTMGDLFKDRNISSRS; this is encoded by the coding sequence ATGGAAAGCATGATGGAACAGATCGCTCTTTCCGACCTTCGTAAGGGTGAAATCAGGACGGGCACCGTCATCGGGGAAACGGAAAATGGGTGGTTGGTGGACGTCAGTTACAAGTGCGAAGGGTATCTTCCCTCTAAAGAATGGACGCACCGCATCTTGGTTGGAGACGCGGAAAAACCCCACATAGGAGACAGCGTAGAGGTGCAGGTCGTCAACATCCGAGAGGGAGAAGAGGCTCAACTTTTGTTGAACCGCTGGCGCCACGAGTTCGATCGCCGGTGGGCCGAATTTGACATCAAACTCGCTCAGAACGACATCGTCCAGGTCAAAGCTCTCCGCAAAGTCAAGGGGGGGTTGATGGTCGATTGTTGCGGGCTGGAGGGGTTTATTCCCATCTCCCACCTTGCCGCAGACGGCAGAGGGGTCAACCTCAACAAGTTCGTGGACGAGGTTTTTGACGCTAAATTGCTTGAAAAAGATCGCCGCAAACACAGAATTGTCTTTTCCAGAAAGTCTTTGGTGGAAAAGGAAGCCGCGGAACAGCGAGCCAAGTTTTACGAAGAGGTCAAAGAGGGCAGCATCATCGAGGGTGAGGTCAGCAGCCTGACTGATTTCGGTGTTTTCGTGAACATCGGGGCCGTAGACGGCCTGGTCCATATGAGCGAGATTTCCTGGAAGCGCAACGTGCGCATCAAGGACGCTTTCAAGAAGGGCGACAAGGTCACGGTCAAGGTGATCGGCATCGACCACGAGAACAACAGGATTTCCTTGAGCATCAAGCAGGTGGACGGCGATCCCTGGAATTCCGTGTTGGAGCGTATCCAAAAGGGCGCGACGCTCACAGGGCCCGTAACCAACGTCACGGATTTCGGCGCCTTTGTGGAAATAGAGCCGGGCGTGGAGGGACTTGTCCACATCGGAGACATCAGTTGGGCCAGAATCCGCCACCCGAAAGAGGCATTCCGCAAGGGGCAGGAGGTGCAGGTTCAGGTGTTGGAGATCGACACCGACAAGCGCCGCATCAGCTTGGGCTTCAAGCAACTTCACGATCCTTGGAAGGATATTACCGAACACTACAAGAAAGGCCAGGACATCAAGGTTAAAGTTGTGCGCTTGGCGGATTTCGGTGCTTTTGTCGAGATAGAGGACGGTGTGGAGGGCTTGATCCACATTTCCCAATTGAGCACGAAGCGTGTGGACAAACCCGGCGATGTTCTCCGCGAGAAGCAAGAGGTGATAGCCCGGGTGATCGAGGTCAACCCAGAACAGCGCCGGATGCGTTTGTCTCTCAGCGCTTTGGAGGAGCAGGAACTAAAAGCCACCCGCGAGGAGGAGCACAAGAAGCGCAGCTCTGCCCGGGCGGAACAGGAAAAACACCAGAGAGCCACCCAAGAGGAGGTCGTCAATTACACCATGGGCGATCTTTTCAAAGACCGGAACATCAGCTCGCGTTCATGA
- the ispH gene encoding 4-hydroxy-3-methylbut-2-enyl diphosphate reductase, whose translation MADRLGFCFGVKQAVDDIVKALKNVEASKNIEGSKNVEGSKDKDRICSKGVWSIGMPIHNSQEVARLQAMGLRVARDASEIPDGANVLIRAHGEARSVLETLRARGTQVIDTTCPFVRRAQKRAGELSSQGYHIVLLGDVSHPEIRSIMGHVNGAVDVVASVAEVEKLPRLQRVALVSQTTQREDLLAMIAETLVLKTEELCVCNTICKATVERQDAVRRLAGRVDGMILVGSKESANTTKLRDIAGINGMAVLWIESAGELDKFDNMGEMARRWFEGRQRIGIAAGASTPEWLITEVCNKIARM comes from the coding sequence ATGGCTGATCGGTTGGGCTTCTGCTTCGGTGTGAAACAAGCAGTTGACGATATTGTAAAAGCCTTGAAAAACGTAGAGGCCTCAAAAAACATAGAGGGCTCAAAAAATGTGGAAGGCTCGAAAGATAAGGATAGGATCTGCTCCAAGGGGGTCTGGTCTATTGGGATGCCGATCCACAACTCTCAGGAAGTAGCCCGCCTCCAGGCAATGGGATTGAGGGTGGCGCGGGACGCGTCGGAGATCCCCGACGGGGCGAATGTTCTGATCCGCGCCCACGGTGAGGCAAGAAGTGTGTTGGAGACCCTCCGCGCCAGGGGAACCCAGGTGATTGACACGACGTGTCCTTTTGTGCGAAGAGCACAAAAACGCGCTGGTGAGCTATCTTCTCAGGGCTATCATATTGTGTTGCTGGGAGATGTGTCGCACCCGGAAATTCGGTCAATTATGGGCCATGTGAACGGCGCGGTTGACGTTGTGGCGAGCGTAGCGGAGGTGGAAAAATTGCCGCGGCTCCAGCGAGTCGCCCTGGTTTCTCAGACCACCCAGCGGGAGGACCTTTTGGCGATGATAGCCGAGACTCTGGTCTTGAAGACGGAAGAGCTTTGTGTGTGCAATACGATCTGCAAAGCGACGGTGGAACGTCAAGACGCGGTGCGCCGCTTAGCGGGCCGCGTGGACGGGATGATATTGGTGGGGAGCAAAGAAAGCGCCAACACCACGAAGTTGCGGGATATAGCGGGAATAAATGGGATGGCCGTTCTTTGGATAGAGAGCGCGGGCGAGCTTGACAAGTTTGATAATATGGGCGAGATGGCGAGGAGGTGGTTCGAGGGACGGCAACGAATTGGCATAGCTGCTGGGGCAAGCACGCCTGAGTGGCTTATTACGGAAGTTTGTAATAAAATTGCGAGAATGTAG
- the miaA gene encoding tRNA (adenosine(37)-N6)-dimethylallyltransferase MiaA, translating into MERYPVVAIIGPTAVGKTALSLELAALLNAEIISVDSRQVYRYMDVGTDKVSLSERRAILHHAIDVVDPDQVFTVASFVVLAQDAVLRIRSRGRTPLFVGGTPFYYHALFNGTLNDGLPSDHQTRLRFEDVATAEGPEALHRMLEKIDALTAARLHPNDVRRVSRALEIHALTGIAPSQLYAQGEKARSNMDALYIGLIRPRADLYENIASRVRRQFASGYPEEVEWLLEHGFDERFPSMQGFGYRELTARHRGTMTLEEALEGDIRRTKAFCRRQMTWFGKFMSPLWYDTSVSSIRELLTSAFEAAKKHLEGCA; encoded by the coding sequence GTGGAACGTTATCCTGTGGTCGCGATCATCGGTCCTACAGCCGTTGGCAAGACGGCCTTGAGCCTAGAATTGGCGGCGCTTCTGAACGCCGAGATCATCTCGGTGGACTCTCGCCAGGTCTACCGTTACATGGACGTTGGAACGGACAAGGTGTCTTTGTCGGAACGCCGAGCCATTCTCCACCACGCTATTGACGTGGTAGACCCGGATCAGGTTTTTACCGTGGCCTCTTTCGTGGTTCTGGCTCAGGACGCCGTTTTGCGGATACGGAGCCGGGGTCGAACGCCTCTTTTCGTGGGAGGCACGCCCTTTTACTACCATGCCCTCTTCAACGGCACCTTAAACGACGGCCTGCCCAGCGATCACCAAACCCGACTTCGCTTCGAGGACGTGGCGACGGCCGAGGGACCGGAGGCGCTTCACCGAATGTTGGAAAAGATCGACGCGCTCACGGCCGCTAGGTTGCACCCCAACGACGTGAGGCGCGTATCCCGCGCGTTGGAGATTCACGCGCTCACCGGAATAGCTCCTTCGCAGCTCTATGCCCAAGGAGAAAAGGCTCGCTCGAATATGGACGCCCTTTACATTGGGCTCATCCGTCCGCGGGCGGATCTGTACGAGAACATCGCGTCCAGGGTTCGACGGCAATTCGCGTCGGGTTACCCCGAGGAGGTCGAATGGCTGCTGGAGCATGGCTTCGACGAGCGATTTCCCTCCATGCAGGGGTTCGGTTACAGAGAACTGACCGCCCGGCATCGGGGAACCATGACGCTGGAGGAGGCTCTGGAAGGGGACATTCGGAGAACGAAGGCATTTTGTCGCCGGCAAATGACATGGTTCGGAAAATTTATGTCGCCCCTGTGGTATGATACGTCTGTATCGAGTATTCGCGAATTGCTTACAAGCGCCTTCGAGGCGGCGAAAAAACATCTGGAAGGTTGCGCATAA
- the cysS gene encoding cysteine--tRNA ligase, which produces MSLTLYNDLTREKEKFLPVREGHVSFYSCGPTVYDYFHIGNARPFIVFDVLRRYLEHVGYEVTFVQNFTDIDDKMIKRANEENITVAQLAQRFIAEYYQDADVLGIHRATVAPRATDHMSEIVQVIGKIIDKGHAYEVKTSTGDGDVYFDVKSYAPYGKLSKQSLDELEAGARVEVGESKRDPLDFALWKAAKPGEPSWESPWGKGRPGWHIECSVMSTKYLGETIDIHSGGVDLTFPHHENEVAQAEAATGKPFVNYWLHNGFLLIDKEKMSKSLGNFMTARAAREKYPPLAIRLFMLSAHYRSPINFAPDGLEQAAGGVARLRNCWADLLHTKEDREKEVCKEVCKEGELDVTAFFKELKALDGRFYEAMNDDFNTAAAVGVFFEIVKLVNTWLKRDNLPIAFFDAAEEELRKLDGILGVMGIDEENGSDDEVQEIEVLIEERNIARKTKNFARSDEIRDALLVRGIALEDTPHGTKWKRLLGA; this is translated from the coding sequence TTGAGTCTGACTCTATACAACGATTTGACGAGAGAAAAAGAAAAATTCCTTCCTGTTCGGGAGGGGCACGTGTCCTTCTACAGTTGCGGTCCGACGGTATACGATTATTTTCACATCGGCAATGCGCGACCCTTTATCGTGTTCGACGTCTTGCGGCGCTATCTGGAGCATGTGGGATACGAGGTGACGTTCGTCCAAAATTTTACGGACATTGACGACAAGATGATCAAACGCGCTAACGAGGAAAACATCACGGTGGCGCAATTGGCGCAGCGATTCATCGCGGAGTACTACCAAGACGCTGACGTCCTGGGGATCCACAGGGCAACCGTGGCTCCCCGAGCCACGGATCATATGTCGGAGATCGTTCAGGTCATCGGAAAGATCATCGACAAGGGACATGCCTACGAGGTTAAAACCTCTACAGGGGACGGTGACGTTTATTTCGACGTGAAGAGCTACGCTCCCTATGGCAAACTTTCCAAGCAGAGCCTGGATGAACTGGAAGCGGGCGCTCGGGTGGAGGTGGGGGAATCCAAGCGCGATCCTCTGGACTTTGCCCTGTGGAAGGCCGCGAAGCCCGGAGAGCCCTCTTGGGAAAGCCCCTGGGGCAAAGGGCGCCCTGGCTGGCACATCGAGTGCAGCGTCATGTCCACCAAGTATTTGGGCGAAACCATTGACATCCACTCAGGCGGCGTGGACCTGACCTTTCCCCACCACGAAAACGAGGTGGCTCAAGCGGAAGCCGCCACGGGCAAGCCCTTCGTGAATTACTGGCTGCACAACGGCTTTCTTCTGATCGACAAGGAGAAGATGTCGAAATCCCTGGGCAACTTCATGACCGCGCGAGCCGCGAGGGAGAAATACCCTCCTCTGGCGATCCGCCTTTTCATGTTAAGCGCCCACTATCGCTCACCGATCAACTTCGCTCCTGACGGGCTAGAACAGGCGGCAGGAGGCGTCGCCCGTCTGCGCAACTGCTGGGCCGATCTGCTACACACTAAAGAGGATCGTGAAAAAGAGGTTTGTAAAGAGGTTTGTAAAGAGGGAGAGCTGGATGTGACGGCTTTTTTCAAAGAATTAAAGGCTTTGGACGGGCGTTTTTACGAAGCCATGAACGACGACTTCAACACCGCTGCGGCGGTGGGGGTCTTTTTCGAGATCGTGAAGCTGGTGAATACCTGGCTCAAGCGGGATAATCTTCCCATTGCCTTTTTTGATGCGGCGGAAGAAGAACTGCGCAAGTTGGACGGCATTCTGGGCGTGATGGGAATCGACGAAGAGAACGGCTCCGACGACGAGGTTCAGGAGATCGAAGTCCTGATAGAAGAGCGTAACATCGCCCGTAAAACCAAAAATTTCGCTCGCTCCGACGAAATTCGGGACGCGTTGTTGGTTCGTGGCATTGCTCTGGAGGACACGCCTCACGGCACAAAATGGAAACGCCTGTTGGGAGCGTAG
- a CDS encoding IS607 family transposase, whose translation MNRLLSIGEASEILGVSITTLRRWEKIGRIEAEHTVGGHRRYDLAKIVPSLVRVQSHEYRKTIAYARVSSHDQKDDLERQKQVLELYCARQGWTFEVISDIGLGMNYHKKGLKRLLESILEGQIGRIVITHKDRLLRFGVELVFAICEAKEVEVVILNQGEDTSFEEDLAKDVLEIITVFSARLYGSRSRKNQKLIENVKAAVESSYSGSMSSESRT comes from the coding sequence ATGAATAGATTATTAAGCATAGGTGAAGCATCTGAAATATTAGGGGTTTCGATCACAACGCTACGGCGTTGGGAAAAAATCGGGCGAATCGAGGCAGAACACACAGTAGGCGGCCATCGGCGCTATGATCTCGCCAAGATTGTTCCTTCGTTGGTACGGGTGCAGTCTCATGAGTATCGTAAGACGATTGCTTATGCTCGTGTTTCCAGCCATGATCAGAAAGATGATTTGGAACGGCAAAAGCAGGTACTGGAACTGTACTGCGCTCGTCAGGGGTGGACGTTTGAAGTCATATCCGACATCGGTTTAGGTATGAATTACCACAAAAAAGGCTTAAAGCGCTTGCTGGAATCCATTCTTGAAGGTCAGATCGGTCGAATAGTCATTACGCACAAAGATCGGCTCTTGCGTTTTGGTGTTGAATTAGTATTCGCCATCTGCGAGGCCAAAGAGGTGGAAGTCGTAATCTTGAATCAAGGTGAAGATACGAGCTTCGAAGAAGATCTTGCTAAAGATGTACTGGAGATTATCACCGTGTTCTCGGCGAGGCTTTATGGCTCACGCTCACGAAAGAACCAGAAGCTTATTGAGAACGTGAAAGCGGCTGTGGAATCCTCATACAGCGGTTCAATGTCATCGGAATCGAGAACTTGA
- a CDS encoding transposase: MEVRSWWRIVSFQSFQPIFPSSKICSCYGQKLGELPLSVREWTCPQCGARHDADVNAAVKLRNYAVSSMVSAWCQPVERKALAVVAR, from the coding sequence ATGGAGGTCAGATCGTGGTGGCGGATCGTTTCTTTCCAATCTTTCCAACCAATCTTTCCAAGTAGCAAGATATGCTCGTGCTACGGACAAAAACTAGGAGAGTTGCCGCTATCGGTTCGGGAATGGACGTGTCCGCAATGTGGCGCACGTCATGATGCTGACGTAAACGCCGCAGTCAAATTAAGAAATTACGCCGTGAGTTCCATGGTGTCAGCCTGGTGTCAGCCTGTGGAGAGGAAAGCTCTGGCTGTCGTCGCGAGATGA
- the pgsW gene encoding poly-gamma-glutamate system protein, translated as MDLGHSAIVYRENEWHVADYPKVGTVSQEHTFDETVVNLKEAKAARKIVFDRSSPLRLVLLTLAMVALSRVYSPLSSEESRLYARVREAQNILWSEMEKRGWTDPVNDLDKTGFIGLDWSETTTTLGFLEAKRNACDPLWAVQFLRWFDRLGLKAGDRVVVTSSASFPGMLYSMLAAAEFRGLAIDLTVSLGASAWGANRSEAPWPLLARVLRAHDLLRTRPLFYTLGGNGENGDGMFPEGIEALKRAAREDGVELFRSGQISDIIDRKMALIAPEIAPNSSRVIGESAARLVVSVGGNLSSLGLDEIVVTLRNGLLFQEDAAAAGDGVIALSLRLGIPVLHLLNLRSLSQKVGIDFETRRPFFTGNTFLAALAGLTLFVLVLASHKRWTWES; from the coding sequence ATGGATTTGGGACACTCAGCCATCGTATACAGAGAAAACGAATGGCATGTTGCGGATTACCCAAAAGTCGGCACAGTAAGCCAAGAGCATACATTCGATGAAACCGTTGTCAACCTGAAAGAGGCAAAAGCCGCGCGCAAGATCGTGTTCGATAGGTCTTCTCCCTTAAGGCTGGTGCTTTTGACTCTGGCAATGGTGGCGCTGTCGCGGGTGTATTCGCCTCTGTCGTCCGAGGAGTCGCGCCTTTATGCCAGAGTACGAGAGGCCCAAAATATCCTCTGGTCCGAAATGGAAAAACGTGGCTGGACGGACCCCGTCAACGACCTCGACAAGACGGGGTTTATAGGGCTAGACTGGAGCGAGACCACCACCACCTTGGGTTTCCTGGAGGCGAAACGGAACGCCTGCGATCCCCTTTGGGCCGTCCAATTCCTTCGCTGGTTCGACCGACTTGGGCTGAAAGCGGGAGACCGCGTCGTGGTGACCTCATCCGCCTCCTTCCCAGGGATGCTTTACTCCATGCTGGCGGCGGCCGAATTCCGAGGGCTCGCCATCGACCTGACGGTATCCCTAGGAGCCTCCGCCTGGGGCGCTAACCGCTCCGAAGCTCCCTGGCCTTTGCTGGCGCGTGTTTTACGCGCTCACGACCTGCTGAGGACAAGACCTCTCTTTTACACCTTGGGTGGGAACGGCGAAAACGGGGACGGCATGTTTCCAGAGGGCATCGAGGCCCTAAAACGCGCGGCAAGGGAAGATGGCGTAGAACTTTTTCGCTCCGGGCAAATCTCCGATATTATTGACCGCAAGATGGCCCTGATTGCTCCAGAAATCGCTCCAAATTCTTCGCGCGTGATCGGAGAATCAGCGGCGCGACTAGTGGTCAGCGTAGGAGGCAACCTGTCCAGTTTGGGACTCGACGAAATCGTTGTCACCCTTCGTAACGGGCTGCTCTTTCAAGAAGACGCCGCGGCCGCAGGGGATGGCGTGATTGCCCTGAGCCTGAGACTGGGGATCCCTGTATTGCATTTGCTGAACCTGCGCTCCCTTTCCCAGAAGGTGGGAATTGATTTTGAAACCCGGCGGCCTTTTTTCACGGGCAACACCTTTCTCGCGGCCCTGGCAGGACTGACGCTCTTCGTTCTCGTCTTGGCCAGCCACAAACGCTGGACATGGGAAAGCTGA